From Candidatus Zixiibacteriota bacterium, one genomic window encodes:
- the rpsJ gene encoding 30S ribosomal protein S10: METQKIRIRLKAYDHYSIDRSAKEIARTVLRTGAKLVGPVPLPTKRSVYTVLRSPHVDKKSREQFETRVHKRLMDIYDSTPQTVDALMKLDLPAGVDVEIKT; encoded by the coding sequence ATGGAAACGCAAAAAATTCGAATTCGACTGAAAGCCTACGATCATTATTCAATTGATCGCTCGGCCAAAGAGATCGCCCGCACTGTTCTCCGCACTGGAGCCAAGCTGGTTGGTCCGGTGCCCCTTCCGACCAAACGCTCAGTGTACACGGTTCTCCGTTCGCCGCATGTGGACAAGAAGTCCCGCGAGCAATTTGAGACCCGCGTTCACAAGCGTCTGATGGACATTTATGATTCGACTCCGCAAACAGTCGATGCCCTGATGAAACTGGATCTCCCCGCCGGAGTCGATGTCGAGATCAAGACCT